In Phyllopteryx taeniolatus isolate TA_2022b chromosome 1, UOR_Ptae_1.2, whole genome shotgun sequence, the following proteins share a genomic window:
- the LOC133474171 gene encoding arf-GAP with coiled-coil, ANK repeat and PH domain-containing protein 3-like isoform X1: MRRLHFQTEMLLGRSTSAAARRQESAACMLHTSAMSLCCEPSCVLSQQNAGKTPSSPEPRQISRKWRQRLWRLRQNSTRKARQGSFILKLVKLCGGMIDAGKAYVSANKLFINGIRDLSQQCKKDEMISECLEKCGESLQEIINYHIMLFDQAQHSVKQQLQHFVKEDVRKFKETKKHFERVREDMEIAQVKNAQAPRNKAHEVEEATCALSVSRKCFRHLALDYVLQINVLQAKKKFEILDAMLSFMHAQYSLFQQGYKRLEEVDPYMKKLAADVDQLVIDSAMEKRELEHKHATIQQRDFAYEDSKAEFNVDSPNGVVMEGYLFKRASNAFKTWNRRWFSIQRSQLVYQKKLKDSLTVVVDDLRLCSVKPCEDIERRFCFEVVSPTKSCMLQAESERLRRAWIQAVRASIASAYRESPDGFRSEHLDRAASPSSSSIDSAGGRDESILQRILRLPGNQQCCDCGQADPRWASINLGILLCIECSGIHRSLGVHCSKVRSLTLDSWEPELLKLMCELGNGVIKHIYEGSYHEGQGARKPTATSCRQEKEAWIKGKYVEKKFVKKLTATPSLVNGDRKTTRRWNVQKCRRHNSATTVPKTWRRYRQEPRSTSPSSLFSVAAKSRRESLFCPDELDSLFSYFHTGSGPRSLSSDSGLGSTDGSTDFLVTGPAVDSVTEEECEASEDSSGEAEPDTSDPEDARYLHPGALLYRAAKARSLPVMAEALAHGADVNMVNKDDEEKTPLIQAVIGGSLLACEFLLQNAADVNQRDARGRGPLHHATQLGHTGQVCLFLKRGAAQGNGDEDGRDPLSIAVQQANADIVTLRRHVPGHLPRVLAHGVPQSREAEEEERALQALLQVVQPGDPHDLSTWTKLAMLFVFVFNFTYFMLVLYFVHKGLQVLSSDGFCVCMQTPSTCFVSFFAASRNVKPNQSTILPKQNQQYSVQRTLFIVSWRAALLRVFVFRDIFPRTPSELKNQFNITTKHTLKCSRNEQTAYFREKNCNLIRIESYYFRAKMWFWRINCCNLPRKSCNIIILKQKI, from the exons ATGAGACGTTTGCACTTTCAGACCGAGATGTTGCTTGGCCGTTCCACCTCAGCAGCAGCTCGCAGACAGGAAAGTGCTGCTTGCATGCTTCACACGTCTGCTATGTCGCTCTGCTGCGAGCCAAGCTGCGTGCTTAGCCAGCAAAATGCCGGGAAGACTCCCAGTTCGCCGGAACCTC ggCAAATATCGAGGAAGTGGAGACAGAGGTTGTGGAGATTGAGGCAAAACTCGACAAG GAAGGCGAGGCAAGGCAGCTTCATTCTCAAG TTGGTGAAGCTTTGTGGCGGCATGATAGACGCAGGGAAGGCGTACGTCAGCGCCAACAAACTTTTCATTAACGGCATCCGGGATCTGTCCCAGCAGTGCAAGAAGGATGAAATGATCTCG GAGTGCCTGGAAAAGTGTGGTGAAAGTCTTCAGGAAATCATCAACTACCACATC ATGCTGTTCGATCAAGCTCAGCATTCAGTCAAGCAACAGTTGCAGCACTTTGTCAAAGA GGACGTGCGCAAGTTCAAGGAGACCAAGAAGCACTTTGAGCGTGTGCGTGAGGACATGGAGATCGCACAGGTGAAGAACGCGCAGGCGCCCAGAAACAAGGCTCACGAGGTAGAGGAAGCGACTTGCGCGCTCAGCGTCTCGCGAAAGTGCTTCCGTCATCTGGCCTTGGACTACGTTCTACAG ATCAATGTTCTCCAGGCCAAGAAGAAATTTGAGATCCTGGATGCA ATGCTGTCCTTCATGCATGCCCAGTACTCCTTGTTCCAGCAGGGCTACAAGCGCCTGGAAGAGGTGGATCCCTACATGAAGAAGCTGGCGGCCGAT GTGGATCAGCTGGTGATCGACTCGGCCATGGAGAAGAGAGAGTTGGAGCACAAACACGCGACCATCCAGCAGAGG GACTTCGCCTATGAAGACTCCAAAGCCGAGTTCAACGTGGACTCGCCCAATGGCGTGGTGATGGAAGGATACTTGTTCAAGAGGGCCAGCAACGCCTTCAAGACATGGAACAG ACGCTGGTTCTCCATCCAGAGGAGCCAGCTGGTTTATCAAAAGAAGCTCAAG GACTCTCTGACGGTGGTGGTGGATGACCTACGTCTGTGTTCCGTCAAACCCTGCGAGGACATCGAGAGGAGGTTCTGCTTCGAGGTGGTCTCCCCGACCAA GAGCTGCATGCTGCAGGCTGAATCGGAGAGGCTCAGACGAGCTTGGATTCAGGCGGTCCGAGCCAGCATCGCCTCGGCCTACAGGGAGAGTCCTGACGGCTTCCGCAGCGAG CACCTGGACAGAGCGGCCTCACCGTCCTCCAGCAGCATCGACTCGGCCGGCGGCCGTGACGAGAGCATCCTGCAGAGGATCCTGCGCCTGCCGGGCAACCAGCAGTGCTGCGACTGTGGCCAAGCAGATCCTCGTTGGGCGTCTATCAATTTGGGGATTCTGCTGTGTATCGAGTGCTCCGGCATCCACAg AAGTCTCGGTGTTCATTGCTCCAAAGTGCGCTCACTCACGCTGGACTCGTGGGAACCGGAGTTATTAAAG CTGATGTGCGAGCTGGGCAACGGCGTCATCAAGCACATCTACGAGGGCTCGTATCACGAAGGACAAGGTGCTAGGAAACCGACGGCGACCAGTTGCAG GCAGGAGAAGGAGGCCTGGATTAAGGGCAAGTATGTGGAGAAAAAGTTTGTGAAGAAGCTGACCGCCACGCCGAGTTTAGTCAACGGCGACAGGAAGACGACACGGcgctggaacgttcagaagtgTCGCAGGCACAACAGCGCCACCACGGTACCGAAGACATGGCGGAGGTACCGACAGGAGCCACGGAGCACTTCTCCGTCCAGCCTCTTCTCAG TTGCTGCCAAGTCTCGAAGAGAGTCCTTGTTTTGTCCCGATGAGCTGGACTCCCTTTTCTCCTACTTCCACACAGGCTCTGGACCTCGAA GCCTCAGCAGCGATAGCGGTTTGGGCAGCACCGACGGTAGCACCGACTTTTTGGTCACGGGACCAGCAGTGGACAGCGTGACGGAGGAAG AGTGCGAGGCGTCCGAGGACTCGAGCGGCGAGGCCGAGCCGGACACGTCGGACCCGGAGGACGCCAGGTACCTCCACCCCGGGGCGCTCCTGTACAGAGCCGCCAAAGCTCGCAGCCTGCCCGTCATGGCCGAAGCGCTGGCTCACGGCGCCGACGTCAATATGGTAAACAAGGACGACGAGGAGAAGACGCCCCTCATACAGGCTGTGATTGGG GGTTCCTTGCTAGCCTGCGAGTTCCTGCTCCAAAACGCCGCTGACGTCAATCAAAGAGACGCGAGAGGGCGGGGTCCCCTGCATCATGCCACCCAGCTGGGCCACACGGG GCAGGTGTGTTTATTCCTAAAAAGGGGCGCCGCCCAGGGCAACGGTGACGAGGACGGCCGTGACCCGTTGAGCATCGCGGTGCAGCAAGCCAACGCCGACATCGTCACACT GAGACGCCACGTACCTGGACATCTTCCGAGAGTTCTCGCACATGGCGTCCCACAATCCCGAGAAGCTGAAGAGGAGGAGCGTGCACTTCAGGCACTCCTTCAGGTAGTCCAGCCAGGTGACCCGCATGACCTTTCCACTTGGACAAAGCTGgcgatgttgtttgtttttgttttcaatttcacCTACTTCATGCTTGTGTTGTATTTTGTCCACAAGGGTTTGCAGGTCTTATCCTCGGATGgcttttgtgtttgtatgcaaACACCGAGCACTTGTTTTGTCTCTTTCTTTGCTGCGTCCCGAAATgtcaaaccaaaccaaagtacaatccttccaaaacaaaatcaacagtATTCTGTTCAACGTACTCTTTTTATTGTGAGCTGGAGAGCAGCTCTTCTCAGAGTTTTTGTGTtcagagacatttttccaaggaccccctcagAATTGAAAAACCAATTCAACATAACTACTAAgcataccctgaaatgctctaGGAATGAACAAACTGCCTATTTCCGAGAAAAAAATTGCAACCTTATAAGAATAGAGTCATATTATTTCAGAGCAAAGATGTGGTTTTGGAGGATAAACTGTTGTAATCTTCCCagaaaaagttgcaatattataatattaaagcAAAAGATTTGA
- the LOC133474171 gene encoding arf-GAP with coiled-coil, ANK repeat and PH domain-containing protein 3-like isoform X4 produces MIDAGKAYVSANKLFINGIRDLSQQCKKDEMISECLEKCGESLQEIINYHIMLFDQAQHSVKQQLQHFVKEDVRKFKETKKHFERVREDMEIAQVKNAQAPRNKAHEVEEATCALSVSRKCFRHLALDYVLQINVLQAKKKFEILDAMLSFMHAQYSLFQQGYKRLEEVDPYMKKLAADVDQLVIDSAMEKRELEHKHATIQQRDFAYEDSKAEFNVDSPNGVVMEGYLFKRASNAFKTWNRRWFSIQRSQLVYQKKLKDSLTVVVDDLRLCSVKPCEDIERRFCFEVVSPTKSCMLQAESERLRRAWIQAVRASIASAYRESPDGFRSEHLDRAASPSSSSIDSAGGRDESILQRILRLPGNQQCCDCGQADPRWASINLGILLCIECSGIHRSLGVHCSKVRSLTLDSWEPELLKLMCELGNGVIKHIYEGSYHEGQGARKPTATSCRQEKEAWIKGKYVEKKFVKKLTATPSLVNGDRKTTRRWNVQKCRRHNSATTVPKTWRRYRQEPRSTSPSSLFSVAAKSRRESLFCPDELDSLFSYFHTGSGPRSLSSDSGLGSTDGSTDFLVTGPAVDSVTEEECEASEDSSGEAEPDTSDPEDARYLHPGALLYRAAKARSLPVMAEALAHGADVNMVNKDDEEKTPLIQAVIGGSLLACEFLLQNAADVNQRDARGRGPLHHATQLGHTGQVCLFLKRGAAQGNGDEDGRDPLSIAVQQANADIVTLRRHVPGHLPRVLAHGVPQSREAEEEERALQALLQVVQPGDPHDLSTWTKLAMLFVFVFNFTYFMLVLYFVHKGLQVLSSDGFCVCMQTPSTCFVSFFAASRNVKPNQSTILPKQNQQYSVQRTLFIVSWRAALLRVFVFRDIFPRTPSELKNQFNITTKHTLKCSRNEQTAYFREKNCNLIRIESYYFRAKMWFWRINCCNLPRKSCNIIILKQKI; encoded by the exons ATGATAGACGCAGGGAAGGCGTACGTCAGCGCCAACAAACTTTTCATTAACGGCATCCGGGATCTGTCCCAGCAGTGCAAGAAGGATGAAATGATCTCG GAGTGCCTGGAAAAGTGTGGTGAAAGTCTTCAGGAAATCATCAACTACCACATC ATGCTGTTCGATCAAGCTCAGCATTCAGTCAAGCAACAGTTGCAGCACTTTGTCAAAGA GGACGTGCGCAAGTTCAAGGAGACCAAGAAGCACTTTGAGCGTGTGCGTGAGGACATGGAGATCGCACAGGTGAAGAACGCGCAGGCGCCCAGAAACAAGGCTCACGAGGTAGAGGAAGCGACTTGCGCGCTCAGCGTCTCGCGAAAGTGCTTCCGTCATCTGGCCTTGGACTACGTTCTACAG ATCAATGTTCTCCAGGCCAAGAAGAAATTTGAGATCCTGGATGCA ATGCTGTCCTTCATGCATGCCCAGTACTCCTTGTTCCAGCAGGGCTACAAGCGCCTGGAAGAGGTGGATCCCTACATGAAGAAGCTGGCGGCCGAT GTGGATCAGCTGGTGATCGACTCGGCCATGGAGAAGAGAGAGTTGGAGCACAAACACGCGACCATCCAGCAGAGG GACTTCGCCTATGAAGACTCCAAAGCCGAGTTCAACGTGGACTCGCCCAATGGCGTGGTGATGGAAGGATACTTGTTCAAGAGGGCCAGCAACGCCTTCAAGACATGGAACAG ACGCTGGTTCTCCATCCAGAGGAGCCAGCTGGTTTATCAAAAGAAGCTCAAG GACTCTCTGACGGTGGTGGTGGATGACCTACGTCTGTGTTCCGTCAAACCCTGCGAGGACATCGAGAGGAGGTTCTGCTTCGAGGTGGTCTCCCCGACCAA GAGCTGCATGCTGCAGGCTGAATCGGAGAGGCTCAGACGAGCTTGGATTCAGGCGGTCCGAGCCAGCATCGCCTCGGCCTACAGGGAGAGTCCTGACGGCTTCCGCAGCGAG CACCTGGACAGAGCGGCCTCACCGTCCTCCAGCAGCATCGACTCGGCCGGCGGCCGTGACGAGAGCATCCTGCAGAGGATCCTGCGCCTGCCGGGCAACCAGCAGTGCTGCGACTGTGGCCAAGCAGATCCTCGTTGGGCGTCTATCAATTTGGGGATTCTGCTGTGTATCGAGTGCTCCGGCATCCACAg AAGTCTCGGTGTTCATTGCTCCAAAGTGCGCTCACTCACGCTGGACTCGTGGGAACCGGAGTTATTAAAG CTGATGTGCGAGCTGGGCAACGGCGTCATCAAGCACATCTACGAGGGCTCGTATCACGAAGGACAAGGTGCTAGGAAACCGACGGCGACCAGTTGCAG GCAGGAGAAGGAGGCCTGGATTAAGGGCAAGTATGTGGAGAAAAAGTTTGTGAAGAAGCTGACCGCCACGCCGAGTTTAGTCAACGGCGACAGGAAGACGACACGGcgctggaacgttcagaagtgTCGCAGGCACAACAGCGCCACCACGGTACCGAAGACATGGCGGAGGTACCGACAGGAGCCACGGAGCACTTCTCCGTCCAGCCTCTTCTCAG TTGCTGCCAAGTCTCGAAGAGAGTCCTTGTTTTGTCCCGATGAGCTGGACTCCCTTTTCTCCTACTTCCACACAGGCTCTGGACCTCGAA GCCTCAGCAGCGATAGCGGTTTGGGCAGCACCGACGGTAGCACCGACTTTTTGGTCACGGGACCAGCAGTGGACAGCGTGACGGAGGAAG AGTGCGAGGCGTCCGAGGACTCGAGCGGCGAGGCCGAGCCGGACACGTCGGACCCGGAGGACGCCAGGTACCTCCACCCCGGGGCGCTCCTGTACAGAGCCGCCAAAGCTCGCAGCCTGCCCGTCATGGCCGAAGCGCTGGCTCACGGCGCCGACGTCAATATGGTAAACAAGGACGACGAGGAGAAGACGCCCCTCATACAGGCTGTGATTGGG GGTTCCTTGCTAGCCTGCGAGTTCCTGCTCCAAAACGCCGCTGACGTCAATCAAAGAGACGCGAGAGGGCGGGGTCCCCTGCATCATGCCACCCAGCTGGGCCACACGGG GCAGGTGTGTTTATTCCTAAAAAGGGGCGCCGCCCAGGGCAACGGTGACGAGGACGGCCGTGACCCGTTGAGCATCGCGGTGCAGCAAGCCAACGCCGACATCGTCACACT GAGACGCCACGTACCTGGACATCTTCCGAGAGTTCTCGCACATGGCGTCCCACAATCCCGAGAAGCTGAAGAGGAGGAGCGTGCACTTCAGGCACTCCTTCAGGTAGTCCAGCCAGGTGACCCGCATGACCTTTCCACTTGGACAAAGCTGgcgatgttgtttgtttttgttttcaatttcacCTACTTCATGCTTGTGTTGTATTTTGTCCACAAGGGTTTGCAGGTCTTATCCTCGGATGgcttttgtgtttgtatgcaaACACCGAGCACTTGTTTTGTCTCTTTCTTTGCTGCGTCCCGAAATgtcaaaccaaaccaaagtacaatccttccaaaacaaaatcaacagtATTCTGTTCAACGTACTCTTTTTATTGTGAGCTGGAGAGCAGCTCTTCTCAGAGTTTTTGTGTtcagagacatttttccaaggaccccctcagAATTGAAAAACCAATTCAACATAACTACTAAgcataccctgaaatgctctaGGAATGAACAAACTGCCTATTTCCGAGAAAAAAATTGCAACCTTATAAGAATAGAGTCATATTATTTCAGAGCAAAGATGTGGTTTTGGAGGATAAACTGTTGTAATCTTCCCagaaaaagttgcaatattataatattaaagcAAAAGATTTGA
- the LOC133474171 gene encoding arf-GAP with coiled-coil, ANK repeat and PH domain-containing protein 3-like isoform X6, whose protein sequence is MRRLHFQTEMLLGRSTSAAARRQESAACMLHTSAMSLCCEPSCVLSQQNAGKTPSSPEPRQISRKWRQRLWRLRQNSTRKARQGSFILKLVKLCGGMIDAGKAYVSANKLFINGIRDLSQQCKKDEMISECLEKCGESLQEIINYHIMLFDQAQHSVKQQLQHFVKEDVRKFKETKKHFERVREDMEIAQVKNAQAPRNKAHEVEEATCALSVSRKCFRHLALDYVLQINVLQAKKKFEILDAMLSFMHAQYSLFQQGYKRLEEVDPYMKKLAADVDQLVIDSAMEKRELEHKHATIQQRDFAYEDSKAEFNVDSPNGVVMEGYLFKRASNAFKTWNRRWFSIQRSQLVYQKKLKDSLTVVVDDLRLCSVKPCEDIERRFCFEVVSPTKSCMLQAESERLRRAWIQAVRASIASAYRESPDGFRSEHLDRAASPSSSSIDSAGGRDESILQRILRLPGNQQCCDCGQADPRWASINLGILLCIECSGIHRSLGVHCSKVRSLTLDSWEPELLKLMCELGNGVIKHIYEGSYHEGQGARKPTATSCRQEKEAWIKGKYVEKKFVKKLTATPSLVNGDRKTTRRWNVQKCRRHNSATTVPKTWRRYRQEPRSTSPSSLFSVAAKSRRESLFCPDELDSLFSYFHTGSGPRSLSSDSGLGSTDGSTDFLVTGPAVDSVTEEECEASEDSSGEAEPDTSDPEDARYLHPGALLYRAAKARSLPVMAEALAHGADVNMVNKDDEEKTPLIQAVIGGSLLACEFLLQNAADVNQRDARGRGPLHHATQLGHTGQVCLFLKRGAAQGNGDEDGRDPLSIAVQQANADIVTLLRLARMNEEMRASEGGFAQAGQGRDATYLDIFREFSHMASHNPEKLKRRSVHFRHSFR, encoded by the exons ATGAGACGTTTGCACTTTCAGACCGAGATGTTGCTTGGCCGTTCCACCTCAGCAGCAGCTCGCAGACAGGAAAGTGCTGCTTGCATGCTTCACACGTCTGCTATGTCGCTCTGCTGCGAGCCAAGCTGCGTGCTTAGCCAGCAAAATGCCGGGAAGACTCCCAGTTCGCCGGAACCTC ggCAAATATCGAGGAAGTGGAGACAGAGGTTGTGGAGATTGAGGCAAAACTCGACAAG GAAGGCGAGGCAAGGCAGCTTCATTCTCAAG TTGGTGAAGCTTTGTGGCGGCATGATAGACGCAGGGAAGGCGTACGTCAGCGCCAACAAACTTTTCATTAACGGCATCCGGGATCTGTCCCAGCAGTGCAAGAAGGATGAAATGATCTCG GAGTGCCTGGAAAAGTGTGGTGAAAGTCTTCAGGAAATCATCAACTACCACATC ATGCTGTTCGATCAAGCTCAGCATTCAGTCAAGCAACAGTTGCAGCACTTTGTCAAAGA GGACGTGCGCAAGTTCAAGGAGACCAAGAAGCACTTTGAGCGTGTGCGTGAGGACATGGAGATCGCACAGGTGAAGAACGCGCAGGCGCCCAGAAACAAGGCTCACGAGGTAGAGGAAGCGACTTGCGCGCTCAGCGTCTCGCGAAAGTGCTTCCGTCATCTGGCCTTGGACTACGTTCTACAG ATCAATGTTCTCCAGGCCAAGAAGAAATTTGAGATCCTGGATGCA ATGCTGTCCTTCATGCATGCCCAGTACTCCTTGTTCCAGCAGGGCTACAAGCGCCTGGAAGAGGTGGATCCCTACATGAAGAAGCTGGCGGCCGAT GTGGATCAGCTGGTGATCGACTCGGCCATGGAGAAGAGAGAGTTGGAGCACAAACACGCGACCATCCAGCAGAGG GACTTCGCCTATGAAGACTCCAAAGCCGAGTTCAACGTGGACTCGCCCAATGGCGTGGTGATGGAAGGATACTTGTTCAAGAGGGCCAGCAACGCCTTCAAGACATGGAACAG ACGCTGGTTCTCCATCCAGAGGAGCCAGCTGGTTTATCAAAAGAAGCTCAAG GACTCTCTGACGGTGGTGGTGGATGACCTACGTCTGTGTTCCGTCAAACCCTGCGAGGACATCGAGAGGAGGTTCTGCTTCGAGGTGGTCTCCCCGACCAA GAGCTGCATGCTGCAGGCTGAATCGGAGAGGCTCAGACGAGCTTGGATTCAGGCGGTCCGAGCCAGCATCGCCTCGGCCTACAGGGAGAGTCCTGACGGCTTCCGCAGCGAG CACCTGGACAGAGCGGCCTCACCGTCCTCCAGCAGCATCGACTCGGCCGGCGGCCGTGACGAGAGCATCCTGCAGAGGATCCTGCGCCTGCCGGGCAACCAGCAGTGCTGCGACTGTGGCCAAGCAGATCCTCGTTGGGCGTCTATCAATTTGGGGATTCTGCTGTGTATCGAGTGCTCCGGCATCCACAg AAGTCTCGGTGTTCATTGCTCCAAAGTGCGCTCACTCACGCTGGACTCGTGGGAACCGGAGTTATTAAAG CTGATGTGCGAGCTGGGCAACGGCGTCATCAAGCACATCTACGAGGGCTCGTATCACGAAGGACAAGGTGCTAGGAAACCGACGGCGACCAGTTGCAG GCAGGAGAAGGAGGCCTGGATTAAGGGCAAGTATGTGGAGAAAAAGTTTGTGAAGAAGCTGACCGCCACGCCGAGTTTAGTCAACGGCGACAGGAAGACGACACGGcgctggaacgttcagaagtgTCGCAGGCACAACAGCGCCACCACGGTACCGAAGACATGGCGGAGGTACCGACAGGAGCCACGGAGCACTTCTCCGTCCAGCCTCTTCTCAG TTGCTGCCAAGTCTCGAAGAGAGTCCTTGTTTTGTCCCGATGAGCTGGACTCCCTTTTCTCCTACTTCCACACAGGCTCTGGACCTCGAA GCCTCAGCAGCGATAGCGGTTTGGGCAGCACCGACGGTAGCACCGACTTTTTGGTCACGGGACCAGCAGTGGACAGCGTGACGGAGGAAG AGTGCGAGGCGTCCGAGGACTCGAGCGGCGAGGCCGAGCCGGACACGTCGGACCCGGAGGACGCCAGGTACCTCCACCCCGGGGCGCTCCTGTACAGAGCCGCCAAAGCTCGCAGCCTGCCCGTCATGGCCGAAGCGCTGGCTCACGGCGCCGACGTCAATATGGTAAACAAGGACGACGAGGAGAAGACGCCCCTCATACAGGCTGTGATTGGG GGTTCCTTGCTAGCCTGCGAGTTCCTGCTCCAAAACGCCGCTGACGTCAATCAAAGAGACGCGAGAGGGCGGGGTCCCCTGCATCATGCCACCCAGCTGGGCCACACGGG GCAGGTGTGTTTATTCCTAAAAAGGGGCGCCGCCCAGGGCAACGGTGACGAGGACGGCCGTGACCCGTTGAGCATCGCGGTGCAGCAAGCCAACGCCGACATCGTCACACT GTTGCGACTGGCCAGGATGAACGAGGAGATGCGCGCGTCGGAAGGAGGCTTCGCCCAAGCAGGTCAAGGCA GAGACGCCACGTACCTGGACATCTTCCGAGAGTTCTCGCACATGGCGTCCCACAATCCCGAGAAGCTGAAGAGGAGGAGCGTGCACTTCAGGCACTCCTTCAGGTAG